The proteins below come from a single Fastidiosipila sanguinis genomic window:
- the map gene encoding type I methionyl aminopeptidase produces MISIKSKSEIIKMRDAAKLLVDVMYAMHDAIKPGISTFELDKIGHDVIKKAGGDAPCLGYAQPPYPAATCISIDEEVVHGIPRKDKILQPGQIVSIDLVVGYNGWMADAARSFGVGELDPEKQDLVDTVKACFYAGYEKAILGNRIGDIGAAVQKVAEDKGYSVIREFVGHGIGTEMHEDPQVPNYKTVRRGPRLQEGMTICIEPMIAMGKADVYLEEDGWTAVMRDKKPSAHYENTIALTADGPEILTEMKF; encoded by the coding sequence ATGATTAGCATTAAATCTAAATCAGAAATTATTAAGATGCGTGATGCAGCTAAGTTACTTGTAGATGTAATGTATGCAATGCATGATGCAATTAAACCTGGTATCAGTACTTTTGAATTAGACAAAATTGGTCATGATGTTATAAAAAAAGCTGGTGGTGATGCTCCTTGTCTAGGGTATGCTCAACCACCTTATCCTGCAGCAACCTGTATTTCAATAGATGAAGAGGTCGTACACGGTATACCAAGGAAAGATAAAATACTTCAACCTGGACAGATTGTTAGTATTGATTTAGTAGTTGGATATAATGGTTGGATGGCTGATGCTGCAAGATCATTTGGAGTTGGTGAATTAGATCCAGAAAAACAAGATCTAGTAGATACAGTAAAAGCATGTTTCTATGCTGGTTATGAAAAAGCAATTCTAGGAAATAGAATTGGTGATATAGGTGCAGCTGTACAGAAGGTAGCAGAAGATAAAGGCTATAGTGTCATTAGGGAATTTGTAGGACATGGTATTGGAACAGAAATGCATGAAGATCCACAAGTGCCAAACTATAAGACAGTTCGAAGAGGCCCAAGATTGCAAGAAGGAATGACTATTTGTATAGAACCTATGATTGCAATGGGTAAAGCGGATGTTTATCTAGAAGAAGATGGTTGGACTGCTGTAATGAGAGATAAGAAACCATCAGCTCACTATGAGAACACTATTGCATTAACTGCCGACGGTCCAGAGATTTTAACAGAGATGAAGTTTTAG
- the infA gene encoding translation initiation factor IF-1, with protein MAKEGVIEVEGIVEEVLPNATFKVKLENGHIVQAHISGRLRQNYIKILQGDKVTLELSPYDLDRGRITWRDK; from the coding sequence ATGGCTAAAGAAGGTGTAATTGAAGTTGAAGGTATTGTTGAGGAAGTACTTCCAAATGCAACTTTTAAAGTAAAACTAGAAAATGGACATATCGTTCAAGCTCATATCTCAGGAAGATTGAGACAAAACTATATAAAAATTCTACAAGGTGATAAGGTTACATTAGAACTTTCACCATATGATCTAGATAGAGGAAGAATTACTTGGAGAGATAAGTAG
- the rpmJ gene encoding 50S ribosomal protein L36, translated as MKVRASVKPMCEKCRIIKRKGLVRIICSDPKHKQRQG; from the coding sequence ATGAAGGTACGTGCATCTGTTAAACCGATGTGTGAAAAATGTCGTATTATTAAACGTAAAGGTTTGGTTAGGATTATTTGTTCTGATCCTAAACACAAACAAAGACAAGGTTAA
- the rpsM gene encoding 30S ribosomal protein S13, translating into MARIAGVDLPDNKRIEYSLTAVYGVGLHTSQEVLAKCEIDPNTRTKDLSDADLAKIRDVLEDYTIEGDLRREVAMNIKRLQDIGSYRGRRHRAGLPTRGQRTRTNARTSKGPKRGSGIKKKK; encoded by the coding sequence ATGGCTCGTATAGCGGGTGTTGATTTGCCAGATAACAAAAGAATAGAATATTCACTTACAGCTGTATACGGTGTTGGTCTACATACATCACAAGAAGTATTGGCCAAATGTGAAATTGATCCTAATACAAGAACTAAGGATTTAAGTGATGCTGATTTAGCTAAGATCCGTGACGTATTAGAAGATTATACAATTGAAGGTGATTTACGTCGTGAAGTTGCTATGAATATCAAACGTTTACAAGATATTGGTAGCTACAGAGGTCGTCGTCATAGAGCAGGGTTACCTACTCGTGGCCAAAGGACTAGAACTAATGCTAGAACAAGTAAAGGTCCTAAACGTGGTTCAGGTATTAAGAAGAAGAAATAA
- the rpsK gene encoding 30S ribosomal protein S11: protein MAKTKTTQKRVRRRDRKNIDKGQVHIHATFNNTIVTISDMQGNVISWSSAGAQGMKGSRKGTPYAAQLASEVAAQAAMEHGLKTVEVYVKGPGSGRESAIRALGNVGLEVTMLKDVTPVPHNGCRPPKKRRI, encoded by the coding sequence ATGGCTAAAACTAAAACAACACAAAAAAGAGTAAGAAGAAGAGATAGAAAAAATATTGACAAAGGTCAAGTTCATATTCACGCTACTTTTAACAACACAATCGTTACTATAAGCGATATGCAAGGTAACGTTATTTCTTGGTCAAGTGCTGGTGCACAAGGTATGAAGGGTTCACGTAAAGGAACTCCTTATGCAGCACAATTGGCAAGTGAAGTAGCTGCTCAAGCAGCAATGGAACATGGTCTAAAAACAGTTGAAGTTTATGTAAAAGGACCAGGTTCAGGTCGTGAATCTGCAATTCGTGCCTTAGGAAACGTCGGTTTGGAAGTTACAATGCTAAAAGATGTAACTCCAGTACCTCACAATGGTTGCCGTCCTCCTAAGAAGAGAAGAATATAA
- the rpsD gene encoding 30S ribosomal protein S4 yields MARYTGPTTRLSRREGQNLYLKGDRSFSNKDDFAKRPYAPGQHGKAGVRRKMSEYGMQLREKQKTKRFYGLQEKQFHKLYQEADRMRGNTATNFLTLLELRFDNIVYRLGLASSRAQARQRVSHAHFTVNGKKVNIPSITLNAGDVIEVAEGSRDLEIFKELVANHAVPEWLSFDADNLKGTVVRTPGREDVDLEVQERLIVELYSR; encoded by the coding sequence ATGGCAAGATATACAGGTCCAACTACACGTTTAAGTAGACGTGAAGGTCAAAATCTATATTTAAAGGGTGATCGTAGTTTCAGCAATAAAGATGATTTTGCAAAACGTCCATATGCTCCAGGTCAACATGGTAAAGCAGGTGTACGTCGTAAGATGTCTGAATATGGTATGCAATTACGTGAAAAACAAAAAACTAAACGTTTCTACGGTTTACAAGAGAAGCAATTCCACAAGCTCTATCAAGAAGCTGATAGAATGAGAGGAAATACTGCTACTAACTTCCTAACTTTATTGGAACTACGTTTTGATAATATTGTATACCGCTTAGGTTTAGCAAGTTCCAGAGCTCAAGCAAGACAAAGAGTAAGTCATGCACACTTCACAGTAAATGGTAAAAAGGTAAATATTCCTTCCATTACACTAAATGCAGGTGATGTTATTGAAGTTGCTGAAGGTTCAAGAGATTTAGAAATATTCAAAGAACTAGTGGCAAATCATGCTGTACCTGAATGGTTAAGTTTTGATGCTGACAATCTTAAAGGAACTGTTGTTAGAACACCAGGTAGGGAAGATGTTGATTTAGAAGTTCAAGAACGTCTTATCGTCGAGCTCTATTCACGTTAA
- a CDS encoding DNA-directed RNA polymerase subunit alpha produces the protein MLKNNKPIITIAESNEDESYGKFVVEPLDRGYGITLGNALRRVLLSSLGGAAVTALRVDGVYHEFSPVDGLIEDMTDIILNVKGIRIKMNVSGPKTLYLSVEEGETGVITAGDIVHDDEIEIMNPDHVIATLNGESKVFMEFTVSEGSGYNTADENKWPNQPIGIITIDSIFTPVQKVNYRVENTRVGQVTDFDKLTIEVTTDATITAEDSLNEAASILIDQFSLFLDLEEEVEEEVVVIDEEEEERNELLDTAIEDMDFSVRTYNCLKRASINTIGDLTMRTMDDLLKVRNLGRKSLDEIDSKLAEIGLQLAPDSAEY, from the coding sequence ATGTTAAAAAATAATAAACCAATTATAACCATAGCTGAATCAAATGAAGATGAGTCATATGGAAAGTTTGTTGTAGAACCTCTGGATAGAGGCTACGGAATTACTTTAGGTAATGCATTGAGAAGAGTTTTACTTTCTTCTCTAGGTGGTGCAGCTGTTACAGCTTTAAGAGTTGATGGTGTATACCACGAGTTTTCACCAGTAGATGGCTTGATTGAGGATATGACAGACATTATTCTTAATGTTAAAGGCATTAGAATCAAAATGAATGTATCAGGTCCAAAGACACTTTACTTAAGTGTTGAAGAAGGTGAAACAGGTGTAATCACAGCTGGTGATATTGTTCATGATGATGAAATTGAAATTATGAACCCAGATCATGTAATTGCTACTTTAAATGGTGAATCCAAAGTATTTATGGAATTTACAGTTAGCGAAGGAAGTGGTTACAATACAGCAGATGAAAACAAGTGGCCAAATCAACCTATTGGAATTATTACAATTGATTCAATTTTCACACCAGTACAAAAGGTTAATTATAGAGTAGAAAATACTCGTGTTGGTCAAGTTACAGACTTTGACAAATTAACTATTGAAGTTACTACTGATGCTACTATTACAGCAGAAGATAGCTTAAATGAAGCAGCCTCAATCTTAATTGATCAATTCTCACTCTTCCTTGATCTTGAAGAAGAAGTCGAAGAAGAAGTAGTAGTTATTGATGAAGAAGAAGAGGAGAGAAATGAGTTACTCGATACAGCAATCGAAGATATGGACTTCTCAGTAAGAACATACAATTGCTTGAAGAGAGCTTCAATTAACACTATTGGTGACTTAACCATGAGAACAATGGATGATTTGCTAAAGGTTAGAAACTTAGGTCGTAAATCATTAGATGAAATAGATTCTAAACTAGCAGAGATTGGATTGCAGTTAGCTCCTGACTCTGCAGAGTATTAA
- a CDS encoding bL17 family ribosomal protein: MAGYRKLGKRNDIRENILRNLTTQLIVSGQVKTTVTRAKEVQKIAEKLITSAALEADNFTTKEILVSEAKKDKDGKKVLKDAKSLAGNDFYKVERELSTKEVQVDEPSRLAARRRALNVLYRAKDEDDNQLNPVNILFNEIGPRFKGHTGGYTRIIPTGTRRGDSAEMCVLEIIDAE; encoded by the coding sequence ATGGCAGGATATAGAAAATTAGGCAAACGTAATGACATTAGAGAGAACATTTTACGTAACTTAACAACTCAGTTAATTGTTAGCGGTCAGGTAAAAACAACTGTAACAAGAGCTAAAGAAGTTCAAAAGATAGCTGAAAAACTAATTACTTCCGCAGCTTTAGAAGCAGATAACTTTACAACAAAAGAAATCTTAGTTTCAGAAGCTAAAAAAGACAAAGATGGTAAGAAAGTTTTGAAAGATGCTAAATCTTTGGCAGGAAATGATTTCTACAAAGTAGAGCGTGAGTTAAGTACAAAAGAAGTTCAAGTTGATGAACCATCACGTTTAGCAGCACGTAGAAGAGCATTAAATGTATTGTATCGTGCAAAAGATGAAGATGATAATCAATTGAATCCAGTAAATATTTTATTCAATGAAATTGGTCCACGCTTCAAGGGTCACACAGGTGGTTACACTAGAATAATTCCTACAGGAACACGTCGTGGTGATTCAGCAGAGATGTGTGTACTAGAAATTATTGATGCAGAATAA
- a CDS encoding energy-coupling factor transporter ATPase gives MIESNETFLNISNVSYIYDEGLEFAEQALDNVSLSIELGQKIAILGENGSGKSTLAHIINALNFPQEGDVLIFGKSTQDEDIFAKIHQLIGMVFQNPDNQIVGTTVEEDVAFGPENLAIPREEMLRLVPDAIKKVGLEGLELRIPAELSGGQKQKLAIAGILAMQPKCIILDEATSMLDPKSRREILSILYELNEKYNITIINVTHHMDEVVGVDQVFVMQSGRVVFAGKAEEFFTEDYLLNDVSMRKPEYVELSSRLFEALQENLETKFLISPETAANNVNELLKKSETKKLQDIFSALDKENNLFPDSKSYFNAIKDNRDLIIQAKNLNFQYDKDEEDSFDALIDINLDIYSGEFIAICGSTGSGKTTLVQHFNGLIKLQTGELRVFDKDLKKVEDIASIRKNVGMVMQYPEDQLFAESIFEDVAFGPKQLGFPEDEIAEAVNDALAMMGMQDIDPNKSPFALSGGQMRRVAIAGILAMKPKVLILDEPGAGLDPKGKKELYNILKNLQSQGVTIIMISHSMEDVSKLADRVIVMKEAKIQKFATVKDVFANMDFLEESELDKPELIAFAEEFKAYYPELNTIQFRVDDLMRELLKAEIGSRATN, from the coding sequence ATGATTGAATCAAACGAAACTTTTTTGAATATTAGTAATGTTAGTTATATTTATGATGAAGGACTAGAGTTCGCTGAGCAAGCCTTAGATAATGTAAGTCTAAGTATAGAATTAGGCCAAAAAATTGCAATTTTAGGAGAAAATGGTTCGGGAAAGTCTACTCTTGCTCATATTATTAATGCATTAAACTTTCCACAAGAAGGTGATGTTTTAATCTTTGGAAAATCGACTCAGGATGAAGACATTTTCGCTAAAATTCATCAGTTGATTGGAATGGTTTTCCAAAATCCAGATAATCAAATCGTTGGGACAACTGTTGAAGAAGATGTAGCTTTTGGACCTGAGAATCTCGCCATACCTAGGGAAGAAATGTTGAGACTTGTACCTGATGCAATCAAGAAGGTTGGTCTCGAAGGTTTAGAGCTAAGAATTCCGGCAGAACTTTCTGGTGGGCAGAAGCAAAAACTAGCAATAGCTGGAATTCTAGCCATGCAGCCTAAGTGCATTATTTTAGATGAAGCTACTTCAATGTTAGATCCTAAATCTAGGCGTGAGATTCTATCTATACTATATGAACTTAATGAAAAGTATAATATAACTATAATCAATGTTACTCATCATATGGATGAGGTTGTCGGCGTTGATCAAGTTTTTGTAATGCAGTCTGGTCGAGTAGTTTTTGCGGGTAAAGCAGAAGAATTTTTTACTGAAGATTATTTGTTAAACGACGTTTCAATGCGAAAACCTGAATATGTTGAACTCAGTTCAAGATTATTTGAGGCTCTGCAGGAAAATCTTGAAACTAAATTCTTAATAAGTCCAGAGACTGCAGCAAATAATGTTAATGAGCTTCTTAAAAAATCAGAAACAAAGAAGTTGCAAGATATCTTTTCAGCATTAGATAAAGAAAATAATTTATTTCCAGATTCTAAGAGTTATTTCAATGCAATTAAAGATAATAGAGATCTTATCATTCAAGCTAAAAATTTAAATTTCCAATATGATAAGGATGAAGAGGATTCTTTTGATGCCCTTATTGATATTAATCTTGATATTTATAGTGGAGAATTTATTGCTATTTGTGGAAGTACTGGTTCGGGTAAGACCACATTAGTGCAACATTTTAATGGATTGATTAAATTACAGACTGGTGAGTTAAGAGTTTTTGACAAGGATTTAAAAAAAGTAGAGGATATTGCCTCGATAAGAAAAAATGTTGGTATGGTTATGCAGTACCCAGAAGATCAGCTTTTTGCAGAGTCTATATTTGAAGATGTGGCTTTTGGTCCTAAACAATTGGGATTCCCTGAGGATGAGATAGCAGAAGCAGTTAATGATGCTTTGGCGATGATGGGCATGCAAGATATTGATCCTAACAAATCTCCTTTTGCTCTTTCTGGTGGACAAATGCGAAGAGTAGCTATTGCTGGTATTCTTGCGATGAAGCCAAAAGTCTTAATTTTAGATGAACCTGGTGCAGGCTTGGACCCTAAAGGTAAAAAAGAACTCTACAATATTCTCAAAAACTTGCAAAGTCAGGGTGTCACTATAATTATGATTTCGCACAGTATGGAAGATGTTAGTAAATTAGCTGATAGAGTGATAGTTATGAAAGAGGCTAAGATTCAAAAATTCGCAACTGTTAAAGATGTTTTTGCTAATATGGATTTCTTAGAGGAAAGTGAATTAGATAAGCCTGAATTAATTGCTTTTGCAGAGGAATTTAAGGCATACTATCCGGAGCTTAATACTATACAATTTAGAGTTGATGACTTGATGAGAGAGTTGCTCAAGGCTGAAATAGGCTCAAGAGCGACTAATTAA